In the genome of Deinococcota bacterium, the window GCGAGGAGGGCTTTGTCACCTCCGAGGTGCTCGACAAGCACCTGCCCGAGGAGAAGATCAAGCGCGAGTTCTTCGTCTGCGGCCCGGACGCCATGATGGACGCGGTCCAAGAGGCCCTGCTCGCGCACGGCGTAAAGGCCCAGAGCGTCCACATGGAACGCTTCAACCTGGTTTAACCAGCTGGTTTAAGGAGCCTATGCGCCACGCCTACGCCTACCGCATCGCCTACGTCATCGCCGCCATGCTGGTGCTGACCTCGCTCTTTTTCGCCTGGATCCGCAGCCAGCAGATCGTCATCGTGCTCGAGGAGGACACTCTGGTGGGAGAAGAGGTGACAGATATCGCCGACTTCGAGTGGCAGGCCTTGGGCGCCAACACCTACGACACCAACTGCGCCACCTGCCACGGCTCCGAGGGTCAGGGCCGCGACGTCTATCCGGGCCTCCAGGGAACCCCCGGCCTCCTTGCCGCCGAGGGTGGCCGGACCTTCCTCGTCGACATCATGCTCTACGGGCTCGAGAGCGATCGCCATGACGCCGCCATGCCGGCCTTCGACACCCTCTCGGACGCGCGCATAGCCGCCGTCCTCAACCACACGCTCACGAGTTGGGGCAACGAGGAAAGGTTGCCCGAAGACGCCGAACTCTACCTTCCCGGCGAGGTCGCCGAGGAGCGCGGCAAGGAGCTGAGCCCAGCGGACGTTGGCGAGATGCGGCGACAGTTGGGACCCTAGCGCCGGTGCGGGTTGGAAACGGCGGCCCGACTAGG includes:
- a CDS encoding cytochrome c — its product is MRHAYAYRIAYVIAAMLVLTSLFFAWIRSQQIVIVLEEDTLVGEEVTDIADFEWQALGANTYDTNCATCHGSEGQGRDVYPGLQGTPGLLAAEGGRTFLVDIMLYGLESDRHDAAMPAFDTLSDARIAAVLNHTLTSWGNEERLPEDAELYLPGEVAEERGKELSPADVGEMRRQLGP